One genomic window of Anaplasma centrale str. Israel includes the following:
- a CDS encoding gamma-glutamyl-gamma-aminobutyrate hydrolase family protein, which translates to MSTKSSTYPNEYDTATGITELLVTLGAKNVTIVDYNKIIENAGGAGADMAAIKDSLSGFLRENNIDRILIPGNYYNIVSPPLPPVPNRQLVTDAVVGLMNSGADLHILGICGGLQGVLRSQNVRLSRVQDILGSSAMAESHNIADPNPRLPGVPLMRARALPGTKLEVIVRKVNAGDDPVFYLPDAHKEAVDNSPENMEKLKALGYKVAAVSDDGIIEALEDSKGNMLIQMHPEYLLMNADKKTGKHRAVDLGIKVALAIITDFLGDGSAG; encoded by the coding sequence TTGTCTACTAAAAGTTCGACATATCCTAATGAATATGATACTGCCACGGGGATCACCGAGTTACTCGTCACCTTAGGTGCGAAAAATGTGACAATTGTGGATTATAACAAGATAATCGAAAATGCCGGCGGCGCCGGTGCGGACATGGCAGCGATAAAAGACAGCCTAAGTGGGTTTCTGCGAGAGAACAATATAGACAGAATTCTGATTCCAGGTAACTACTACAACATAGTTTCTCCCCCGCTGCCTCCGGTTCCTAACAGACAACTGGTTACAGATGCCGTGGTAGGCCTGATGAATAGCGGGGCTGACTTGCATATTTTGGGTATTTGTGGAGGATTGCAAGGTGTGTTGCGCTCACAGAATGTAAGGCTGAGCAGAGTGCAGGATATTTTGGGCTCCAGTGCAATGGCTGAGTCTCACAATATTGCTGATCCAAACCCAAGGCTTCCTGGGGTTCCTCTAATGAGAGCAAGGGCCTTGCCGGGCACCAAACTTGAAGTCATCGTCAGGAAAGTAAATGCGGGGGACGATCCGGTGTTTTACCTACCCGATGCGCACAAAGAAGCAGTAGACAATTCTCCGGAAAATATGGAAAAGCTGAAGGCGCTCGGCTACAAGGTTGCTGCAGTATCTGATGATGGCATCATAGAGGCGCTTGAGGACAGCAAGGGCAACATGTTGATACAAATGCACCCAGAGTACCTACTAATGAATGCTGACAAAAAAACGGGCAAGCACCGCGCGGTTGACCTTGGTATCAAAGTGGCTCTTGCCATCATCACAGATTTTCTCGGGGACGGTTCCGCCGGGTAG
- the priA gene encoding primosomal protein N' → MTGRIIAEVALPVPVDQCFYYSVREGMELSVGDYVRVPFGNRVAIGIITTMRSGPAPDMELKDIGDKIPLPPVQRPLMEFLKWVSSYNIMPIGMVLKMVLGSVIVAKSRMFGTQEYKCCVPTDNSPALSTSAALSGEQLKARDQIVGRLSGFSVTVLDGKTGSGKTEVYCAAIAKLLHDCLDAQVLILLPEIVLATQLMKRVHSYFAGCNPVEWHSGLTAKQRRENWLAITYGASSIVVGARSALFLPFKNLKMIVVDEEHESSFKQDSGIIYNARDMSIVLAKRLGVPVVLCSATPALETMHNVNQGKYHHVVLKQRFGEAVMPDITVVDMRKDQLLREWLSSALHDKITSTLAKGNQAMLFLNRRGYARLVLCKKCGYKISCPNCCTWLTEHKRLDGLLCHYCAYSCAVPQQCPDCTKHNTMMPYGVGVERVAEGIKELIPEANVAIISSDVNTKRITRTIEQIMEGEVNIIVGTQIIAKGHNFPKLTLVGVIDADLGMGNSDLRATEKTYQLLHQVSGRSGRFEEKGEVVLQTHGPESPVIQSLMSCEREDFYNAELHSRKITDMPPYTRLVAIIVSGKEEFRVVDTSKDIVAYLSRHITVWGPAPAPMSLVNGVYRYRMLMKISNIMAVRKILTECRDRYTKLGRVRVVIDVDPVNFA, encoded by the coding sequence GTGACGGGGCGAATTATAGCGGAGGTTGCGCTACCTGTACCTGTGGATCAATGTTTCTACTACTCCGTACGAGAAGGTATGGAACTTTCTGTAGGCGACTACGTGCGGGTTCCCTTTGGAAACAGGGTGGCAATAGGCATCATCACCACCATGAGGAGTGGGCCTGCCCCTGATATGGAGCTGAAAGACATTGGCGACAAAATTCCCCTTCCGCCGGTACAGCGGCCGCTCATGGAGTTTCTGAAGTGGGTCAGTAGTTACAACATCATGCCAATAGGTATGGTGCTAAAAATGGTGCTCGGCAGCGTTATTGTTGCAAAGTCTCGCATGTTTGGTACACAGGAGTACAAATGTTGTGTGCCAACTGATAATAGCCCCGCGCTGAGCACATCTGCTGCGCTGTCAGGGGAGCAGCTGAAGGCCCGTGACCAAATAGTGGGGAGGCTTTCTGGGTTTTCAGTAACTGTACTGGACGGAAAAACTGGTTCCGGTAAAACCGAGGTTTATTGCGCGGCAATAGCCAAGTTGCTGCACGACTGCTTGGATGCTCAGGTTCTGATCTTGCTGCCGGAAATAGTTTTGGCCACGCAGCTCATGAAGCGGGTGCACAGCTATTTTGCAGGGTGCAACCCCGTAGAGTGGCACTCCGGCCTTACGGCGAAACAGCGTAGGGAAAATTGGCTGGCGATCACTTATGGAGCCTCATCAATAGTGGTGGGAGCCAGATCTGCCCTGTTTTTGCCGTTCAAAAATTTGAAAATGATAGTCGTTGATGAAGAGCACGAATCCTCCTTCAAGCAAGATTCTGGGATTATTTACAATGCACGTGACATGTCTATCGTGCTCGCGAAACGATTGGGTGTGCCTGTGGTTCTGTGTTCTGCAACTCCGGCCCTGGAGACAATGCATAACGTCAACCAGGGTAAGTACCATCACGTTGTATTAAAGCAGAGATTCGGCGAGGCAGTAATGCCCGATATCACAGTGGTCGATATGCGCAAAGATCAGCTGCTCAGAGAATGGCTCTCATCGGCGCTGCACGACAAAATAACTTCCACCCTCGCCAAGGGTAACCAGGCGATGTTGTTTTTAAATCGTCGCGGATATGCGAGATTGGTCTTGTGCAAAAAGTGCGGGTACAAAATAAGCTGCCCAAATTGCTGCACATGGCTAACCGAACACAAAAGGTTAGATGGCCTGCTGTGCCACTATTGCGCATACAGCTGCGCAGTGCCCCAACAGTGTCCAGACTGCACCAAACACAATACCATGATGCCGTATGGGGTGGGGGTTGAGAGGGTTGCTGAAGGCATAAAGGAGCTCATTCCGGAGGCAAACGTTGCAATCATTAGCAGTGACGTAAATACCAAGCGAATTACCCGCACAATAGAGCAAATCATGGAAGGTGAAGTGAACATTATTGTGGGCACCCAGATCATAGCCAAGGGGCATAACTTTCCCAAGCTGACTCTTGTTGGAGTCATAGATGCGGATTTAGGCATGGGAAACAGCGATTTAAGGGCGACTGAGAAAACCTACCAACTGTTGCACCAGGTCTCTGGTCGCTCAGGTAGATTTGAAGAAAAAGGGGAGGTGGTGTTGCAAACACACGGTCCGGAGAGCCCCGTTATTCAGTCTTTGATGTCTTGTGAGCGCGAGGATTTTTACAATGCGGAGCTGCACTCGCGCAAGATTACTGATATGCCCCCATACACGAGGCTTGTTGCCATAATAGTATCAGGCAAAGAGGAGTTTAGGGTTGTGGATACGTCTAAAGATATTGTGGCATACCTTTCAAGGCATATAACGGTTTGGGGGCCGGCGCCCGCCCCTATGAGCTTAGTAAATGGTGTATACCGGTACAGGATGCTGATGAAAATTAGCAATATCATGGCTGTGAGGAAGATCTTAACGGAGTGTCGGGATCGGTACACAAAACTTGGGAGAGTAAGAGTTGTGATAGACGTCGACCCGGTTAACTTCGCGTGA
- the rpmB gene encoding 50S ribosomal protein L28: MSRVCDVTGLAKSFGNRVSHSNRKTKRSYLVNLHNVTLVSEVLGRKFKMKVAARTLRTINYKGGFDLYLLNTASRKLSDEAQKIKRKIRAAIASGKSLQCGVL; encoded by the coding sequence GTGAGTAGGGTTTGTGACGTTACTGGGCTTGCCAAGTCCTTCGGTAACAGGGTGTCGCACTCCAACCGTAAGACGAAGCGGTCTTATCTGGTGAATTTGCACAACGTGACTTTAGTTAGTGAGGTGCTTGGTAGGAAGTTTAAGATGAAAGTCGCTGCCCGTACCTTGCGGACTATAAACTACAAGGGCGGCTTTGACCTTTATCTGTTGAATACCGCTTCCAGGAAGCTCAGCGACGAGGCGCAGAAGATAAAGCGCAAGATAAGGGCCGCTATCGCATCTGGTAAATCCTTGCAGTGTGGTGTACTTTAA
- a CDS encoding RluA family pseudouridine synthase — MKSVHEICVTKEGDQQRIDKLISCALEISRNRAQGLIAGGQVTISGRVINDNSYLTKTGDVYTIVTAVQKPSTLSPNYDIDLKVVYEDHDVIVIDKDPYIAVHPGNGIEHHTITNALLARFGAGLQSVGSSSRPGIVHRLDKDTSGLMVAAKTENAYYRLSEELANQGFKKEYLAVAWGIPCPKRGVIHTNIRVKRSDITMMEAANSGGKPAKTEYEVEQELGEVASLIRCTLHTGRTHQIRVHMSHIGHSIVGDQKYGKNCKKCMRSGVPPDVKNFRRQALHASLLGFRHPSTGKYIEFTSKPADDMQQLISALEPAGNPQARNRG, encoded by the coding sequence AAATATGCGTCACCAAAGAGGGCGACCAACAAAGAATTGATAAATTAATCTCGTGCGCGTTGGAAATATCACGCAACAGGGCGCAGGGTCTGATCGCGGGTGGGCAAGTTACAATCTCTGGAAGAGTAATCAACGACAACAGCTACCTGACAAAAACAGGTGACGTGTACACAATAGTGACGGCCGTACAGAAACCCAGCACTCTATCACCCAACTACGATATCGACCTCAAAGTAGTGTACGAAGACCATGATGTTATAGTAATAGATAAAGACCCCTACATAGCCGTCCACCCAGGAAATGGAATTGAGCATCACACGATAACAAATGCGCTGCTTGCCCGATTCGGGGCCGGTTTGCAGTCTGTCGGTAGTAGCTCAAGGCCGGGCATCGTACATAGACTGGACAAGGACACCAGCGGGCTAATGGTAGCCGCGAAGACCGAAAACGCCTATTATAGGCTTTCCGAAGAACTTGCCAACCAAGGATTCAAGAAAGAATACCTAGCGGTGGCCTGGGGTATACCTTGTCCCAAGCGGGGCGTGATACATACAAACATCCGCGTAAAAAGGTCTGACATAACCATGATGGAAGCTGCAAATTCCGGCGGAAAGCCGGCAAAAACAGAATATGAGGTTGAACAGGAATTGGGGGAAGTCGCAAGCTTGATTAGATGCACGCTCCACACCGGAAGGACGCACCAAATAAGGGTGCACATGAGCCATATAGGGCACTCCATAGTGGGGGATCAGAAGTATGGTAAGAACTGCAAGAAATGCATGAGGAGCGGGGTGCCGCCGGATGTCAAAAACTTCCGTAGACAAGCCCTGCACGCGTCCCTACTCGGCTTCCGTCATCCATCTACCGGAAAGTACATCGAGTTTACATCAAAACCGGCCGATGATATGCAGCAACTCATATCTGCGCTAGAGCCAGCCGGCAACCCACAAGCAAGAAACCGGGGGTAA